The genomic window GTAATCAAAAACAACATTTAGAAATTCTTTACAAAATATAGTACGAACCTACAGGAGCCATATCTACGTGAGCCTTGTCTTCGAAAAGTTTATCGTCATCTAACATTTGGCACAAATCTTTTTCAATGGTTCTACAAATGGTAGTGGTAGGCGTGTCTGTAGGCTTGCTTTCAAAAGGGTCTTGCAGGTGTACGGCCATTTTTTCTACCAATAGAAAAAACACTGAAATAGAAACCACTACAGGAATTTCCATGAAACCAAAATATTCGATGAGGCCAAAGGGCAACATCATGATAAACAAGAAGATAGACATGTGGATGTACTTGCTATAAGTAACCGGGAAAATGGTTTTCTTGATACGTTCGCATCCACCCATGTGGTTACACAAAGCATTTAAAGTTTTATCTATCTCAATTTGTTGGTATTTGTTAATCCAGCCTTCTTTAAGCGCTTTTTTTAAATCCATGGCATGCAACTCTAGTAAAGCCATAGTTACATTATTTTGCTTCTTAATATAGGCGAATTCATCGGCGCTTAAATATCTGTCCAACCCTTTAGATGAACTGTAACCTCTAAGCGACTGGCTTAAAGCATAACACCAAGCAATCTGTCTTTTAATAAATTTGCTTTTAAATGCATCAACTTCTTCCGAAGCGTAAGGGCTATCCACAAAAGACATGATCTGTCTGGCCAGAGATCTTGAATCGTTTACAATAGCGCCCCACAAAATTCTTGCTTCCCACCATCTATCATAAGCTTGGTTAGATCTAAAAGCCAACAATAACGATATAATTGTTCCTAATAAAGCTGGTACCGCAATAGGAATTGAGATACGAGTAACATGGAAATTCTGATAAAGTATAACTACTCCAACAGAGTAAAGTATCACAAAGAGTAATTCTTGTTTAATTTTCCCAAAAATATAGGTAATAGGTATGTTTTTTCGTAATAGCATGACTTTGGGTATTTATTTTTAAAATAAAATTGATTAAGCCGATACCTTTTTTCTCTACTCCTGTAGATTGTATTTTGGTATCGAAAAGTTCTTGCTCGTTGGCAATTACTTCAGTATCTAGTTCTAAAACTTCACAACCACTGCGAGCGGTTAAATATTTTGGGTCGATACTGTATTTATTGATAGGCTTGAAGTTGTAGTTCTTCGGATAAACAATCAAGTCTATCTGCAAACCTTCGAGTAAGTTTCTGAAAGCAGCAGCAGTACTTCCATAAAAATATTCTACACCAATACCTTTAACTTTGTTTTGGTATTTAATAGTATAGGCGTCTATTTTATTGTTGAACTCTTCACTGATGTTTTCGTAGTCTCTGCTTCGTCTGCTTAACATTAGCATATCGGTAATAGAGTCAGACAGTTTGAAAGCGTGTAAAAAGATAACAGTTACTTCTTCTAAACCCGAGTGTAGTGCAATTGCGTCAATAATCTTGGTGCTTTCTACATTAAAATCTGTTGGAACTAATATTCTTTTCATAACCCTTATGTTTAAATGTTTAAATAAATATTTAATACAAGTTTAGGGCGAAGAAATTATAGCCGCTTAAGAATGAGATTAGAACGGTATTAGAATTTCAATAAGTTCTGTTTTGGGTTAGATGCTACTAGGGCATATCCACAATAACCGGTAGCATTACTTTAATTTCGGTGCCAAAACCTTCTTGAGTTTTAATGCCTATGCTACCACGGTGCAATCTAATAATATTTAACGACAAGGGCAAGCCAACCCCGTAGCCTTTAAAGTTAGACGTGTTAGATGCTCTAAAAAAAGGTTCAAAAATATGTTGAATATCGTTTTGAGGGATGCCAATGCCCTGGTCTATTACAGCAATTGATAACAGCGAACCATTGCTTTCTAGCTTTACAGAAACGGGTTTAAAATCAGAATATTTACAGGCGTTGCTTACAATGTTGGTCAGCGCCAACTTTAAGAGGTTTTTGTTTGCTCTTAATGTAACTGCGGCTTCGTCTTCTGGTAGCTCATTCAAGTCTAGTTGTATCTTACTTTCTGGATGAACCTGTATCACGGCATCGGTAATTTCCCAAAGCAATTCGTCTATTCTAACCAATTCTCGGGGTTGCACTTTTCCGTTAAAGCCAGATTGTGCCAAACCTAATAAGCTGGTTAAGATGTGCTCTAATCTATCAGCCTCGCTTTTAATTTTTGCTAATGCAGCCAAATGCTCCTTGGAACCCATTTCGGCCCTGGTGGCCAATTCTACTTCGCCACTAATGATGGTTAGCGGTGTTCTTAATTCGTGCGAAGCATTGCTGATGAAATTGTTTTGCGTTTCAAAAGCAGTTTCTAATCTGTTCAGCATGTTATTGAAAGTTTGCGCAAGATCAGACATCTCATCGCCTCCGTAACTTTTTACATCCAAACGTAAGTGTAGGTTTTCTGCCTTAATCTTCTTCATACTTTTAATGATATTACGAAGCGGCACTAGCGTATAGTTAGAAAATTTCCAGCCTACTATAAAAGAAAGAAAAACCGACAAAAAGAAACCAGCAATCAGAATTTTTTGTAAATCTTTTAGTTCTCTAAAACCAAAAGGATCATTGGCCGCAATGATAACGATATAACCTTGGCCATAGATGTCAAAGTTACTTTTCCGGCGTAAAAGTGATTTTCTTTTCGGTAACGTGCCGTTTTGCCTTCGCTTATTTTATCGAAAAAACTTTTGGGCAGTGCATCATCTGTTTTTATGTTCGGGTGTGTATTGGTATCGGCTTTAATTACATACTCTTTCTCAGAAGGTAGGCGTTCTAAATATTGGGCTCGCATTTTGGCATAAGCATCATTGTTTTCGTCTTTTACCAATTTAATTTGTGCGGCAATATTTACCCTTGCCTCTAAGCGTTTGTAAAAATCTTCGAAGGCGAACTCGTTAGAGAAATACCAAACAAAGCCGCTAAGTAAAGAAATGATAACGGCAGATAAGATGGCGAATAATAAGGTTATTTTTTTGGCTAGTTGCATTAAGTTTCTTTCAATACATATCCCAAACCAACGGCGGTATGTATTAGTTTTTGATCGCTATTTTTGTCTATTTTTTTACGTAGGTAATTTACATAAACATCTACCACGTTGGTGCCTAGATTAAAATCTATATCCCACACATTTTCTAAGATATCAATTCTCGATAAAATTTTAGACTTATTTCTAGCCATAAATTCTAGTAAACGATATTCTGTAGCCGTTAGGGTTACTTCAGTGCCGTCTCTTTTTACACTTTTTGCAGTAAGGTTAATTTGCAAACTACCAATGTTGATGAGCTGATCTGGCGTTGTAGCGCCGTTGTAGCGTCGCAACAACATACGGATGCGGGCAGATAATTCTGCAAATTTAAAAGGTTTAATGAGGTAGTCATCGGCACCGTTATCTAAGCCATTAACTACATTTTCGGTAGTACCCAAAGCGGTTAACATGATGATGGGCACATTGGGTTTTTCTTTTTTGATGATTTTACATAGTTCTAAACCATTAATGCCAGGAAGCATAATGTCTAAGATAATTAGATCGAAATGGTTGGCTAAGGCCATTTTTTCTCCCGTAGTGCCATCTGGCGCAACACTCACGTTAAATCCTTCGGCAGAAAGACCACGCACCACCACCGAAACTACATTCGGTTCATCTTCAACTAGTAGTAAATTCATCAAGAGGCAAATAGTTTAAAAAAAAGCAGATAAAAAAATATTATCTGCTTATTGTTGTAATTTTTACTGTTTGTTAACTAACAGCCTACCAAAGTTTTTGTTTGTATCACAAAAAATAATCGCCCCCAGTAAAATTTAAGGCTGGTTTGGTTAAGGGTTTTCCTATTTCTGTTCCGATTTTTCTTTAAGAGATTTTAATCCGGCTTCAAAGTCTTTACCTATCATTTTATCCATGCCGCCCATCACTAAACACATCCATTTACTGATGATGTTGTTTTCGCCACTCATTGTCCAAGTTACTTTGGTAGAAGTACCTTCTTTTGTTAAATCAAAAGCTACATTGGCTAAGCTCTCGAAAGGCTTAATAAATTTTAAATCCATTTTAATTTGCTGGTAAGGTGTTGCACCTGTAATGGTCATTTCGCCTTCTCCAGATTCTTCTCCTGCCCAATGGTATTTGTGTGTTGCTTGCTCAGGTGGGCCGCTAATATCAACTTTTGCTTTGGGATCCATTTTAGACCAAGGGTTCCATTGCAAGAAACTATTGAAATTGGCAATGTTCTTGTAAACCACTGTATCTGATGCTGCTATGTTAGTTGACCTGCCTACAGAAAAGGTTTTTGGAAGAAATAAGCTTCCAATTAGAATAATGGCGATAATCACAACAATTATCCCCAAAAGATTTTTAAAAATTTCATATTGCTTTGTTTGGTTGAAATAAAGTTAACGAAATTTATATTGAACTAATAAGAATGTTTAATGAATTGGTACTCCTTTTAAGGTTAGGTCTTTTAGATTTTTTCTAATTTTTTTCATAAAATCAGCACCAGGGTCACTTTTACCGGTTAGATATTTTGGGTTGGTTTCTTTCCACAATGGAGTGCCTTTAAACTTGCTGTACTCGTAATGGCCAATCAAATACTCGATATTATATTTTTGATGTAGATACCTTACCAATTGTTCGTTTGCTTTTAGTTGTGCATCGGTTAAAGGAAAATCGGCGCTGCCCACATTTTCTACGCCAATGGCACAATAGTTTAAACCAATTACGTGGCGGGCAAAGTAATTTTCGGGCATTAGCCGATAAATAGCGCCATCTCTATCAATTAAAAATTGCGATGATGTATTTAAGCTGCTTACTGCTGCAATGTCTTTTCTATCTCCATTAGGTAGTTTGGCTGGGTTAAATGCGTTGAAAGTTGAGGAGAAGGTTTTGGCTGCGGTCCAGTGTAATACAATGATTTTGGGGTATATGGTTGGAGTATTTTGCTGGATACCGTGTCTTTCCTTTAGGTATTCTAATGATAATCGAACACGTGTAGAATCGTAGGTAATTGGCTTATCTATGATTTTTATTTCTTGAGAGAAGCAGAAAGAAAAGCTAATAAATAATGAAAATAAAGTGATTTTAATTTTTGTGAACATTTTACAATAATTTTTTAATTGAATTGTCTAGCCGCTGTTCATTTTTTAAAGAAGATAATTCTAGTTTAGTCGCATCTATCGTGTCGATATAAAACTTCAATGTCTGCTTTTTATAATCTATCTTACAATTAAACTGGGTTAAAATATCGCCGCCAATAATACCAGCAATTGATGGTTGACCCATTTGTATGTAAGTATCAGAAACGCTTTGCAAATCAATAGCTACCGTTTCGTAATTAGGTAGTTTTAGTTTGCCAATTTGTAGTAGGGGAATGGTGCCTACCAAGGTTGTGGCACTGCTAAAAATGGTTGCCGCTTGTTGTTCTTCGTTTTCTTGCAAACCTTCTACGTGCTTTTCTAATAATGATTTGTCAAAAACCGAGCGAGAGGCACCCGTATCAACTACGGCAAAAAGCTTTTCTCCAAAAACAACAATTTCCACCAAAATGTGGAAACCGTTGTCTTGTAAATTCACTAAAGTTAAGGGAACTGTAATTGTTCTCATTTTAATAGGTTAATCGTTTATTTGTTTGGAAGGTTAACAGTTTAGTACGATTTAAACAGTTAACCAATTCTTCGGTTAACCCAATTAAACTAATTTCATTTCTGCCAATACGCTGTTCATGTTGCGCACTGCATCAGCACTTTTATTAAAAGCGGCTTGTTCTTTTTCGTTTAGTTTGTAGTCGATGATTTTTTCCCAACCATTTTTTCCAATAATTACTGGCACGCCTAGGCAAATATCTTGTTGTCCGTACTCGCCCTCAAGTGCAACACAGCAGGTAAATAGTTTTTTCTCGTCACGTACTATGGCTTCAACCAATGCGGCACCAGCAGCGCCCGGAGCGTACCATGCAGATGTGCCTAATAAGCCAGTTAATGTAGCGCCACCCACCATGGTCTCTGCAGCCACTTTTTCTAATGTAGCTTCATCTAACAAATTGGTAACCGGTAGGCTTTGGTAGGTAGCAAATCTTGTTAAAGGTATCATGGTAGTATCGCCATGGCCACCAATTACAAAGCCTTGTAAATCGTTAGGGTTGCAATGTAAAGCTTGGCTTAAATAATATTTAAAGCGAGCACTATCTAACGTACCGCCCATGCCAATGATACGGTTTTTAGGTAAGCCCAAAGATTTCAATGCCAAGTAGGTCATGGTATCCATTGGGTTGCTAATTACAATGATAATTGCATCTGGAGAATATTTAAGGATGTTTTCTGCAACACCTTTTACAATGCCCGCATTAATGCCAATCAGTTCTTCGCGGGTCATCCCGGGTTTGCGTGGTAAGCCCGATGTGATTACGGCAACAGCCGATCCGGCCGTTTGGCTATAATCGTTGGTAACGCCTTTAATTTTGGTGTCGAAACCTAACAATGTTGCCGTTTGCATCATGTCTATGGCTTTACCTTCGGCGAAACCTTCCTTAATATCTAATAATACGAGTTCTTCTGCTAATTCTTTTCGTGCAATGTTATCTGCACAAGTGGCGCCTACGGCACCAGCACCTACTACTGTTATTTTCATATCGACTATATTGGTTTTTGATTCATGTAAAAACTATCTTTTTTAGTAGTTAAATCTTGATAGCTTCATTTTGAGTGTTTTAAGGGTATAACGCCTAAAGAATTTTAACGAAACTAAGGTATAGATTTGTATCAGCTAAACAAATATTTTTTGCATTGGATTTATTTAGGACTTAAAATTTAGTTGTATTGCTATTTCGAACAACAAAATCTACGAAGTGATCGAGTAGTTAAAGTAATGAGCTTAATAGTCTTGTATCATCTTTAAAAAACTTTGACTAAGTGCGGCTGTTGCTTTGCCTGGAGTGCCATTGCCAATTGTTTTTCCATCTAAACTAAGAACAGGTAAAATGTTTTTGGTAGAGCTTGTGATAAAAGCTTCATCAGCATTGGCCAAATCTGTTAATTCAAAATCTTGTTCTTTAATGGTATATCCATCAATTTTGGTAATTAAAATTTTACTTCTGGTTATGCCACGTAAAATATCGGTTTTTGGTGTTAAGATTTCATTGCCCTTCACTATAAAGATGTTCGCTCTTGGGCATTCCCTAACCTGGCCATTGTTGTGGTACAGTAGATCGTCAATTTGTTTTAATTTAAGTTGTGGCTGTAAACGTATGGCTTGCAGATAGTCGATTGTTTTTACCGAAGCCAATTGGCGCTGGTAATTGTGAGGTAAAAGGGTTAAACCTTTTTTAAAGCTAGAATAGTTGTATTCGAAAGGTGCTTGAACAATTATTAGGTTGGGTTTTGTAATTTGATATCCATCTTCAGAATAGCCACCAGTCAAAATAATTTTAAGGCTAGAATTGGCGATGTTATTTTTAGCTAACAACAATGCAACGGCATCATGCAATTGGTCGCGGTTTAGCGCTATTTCCAAATTCATTTCTTTGGCAGAATTGTAGAATCGGTTAAAATAATCTTCAATAAAAATGGGTTTGCCAT from Pedobacter sp. SL55 includes these protein-coding regions:
- a CDS encoding bestrophin family protein, which codes for MLLRKNIPITYIFGKIKQELLFVILYSVGVVILYQNFHVTRISIPIAVPALLGTIISLLLAFRSNQAYDRWWEARILWGAIVNDSRSLARQIMSFVDSPYASEEVDAFKSKFIKRQIAWCYALSQSLRGYSSSKGLDRYLSADEFAYIKKQNNVTMALLELHAMDLKKALKEGWINKYQQIEIDKTLNALCNHMGGCERIKKTIFPVTYSKYIHMSIFLFIMMLPFGLIEYFGFMEIPVVVSISVFFLLVEKMAVHLQDPFESKPTDTPTTTICRTIEKDLCQMLDDDKLFEDKAHVDMAPVGSYYIL
- a CDS encoding sensor histidine kinase; amino-acid sequence: MKKIKAENLHLRLDVKSYGGDEMSDLAQTFNNMLNRLETAFETQNNFISNASHELRTPLTIISGEVELATRAEMGSKEHLAALAKIKSEADRLEHILTSLLGLAQSGFNGKVQPRELVRIDELLWEITDAVIQVHPESKIQLDLNELPEDEAAVTLRANKNLLKLALTNIVSNACKYSDFKPVSVKLESNGSLLSIAVIDQGIGIPQNDIQHIFEPFFRASNTSNFKGYGVGLPLSLNIIRLHRGSIGIKTQEGFGTEIKVMLPVIVDMP
- a CDS encoding response regulator transcription factor codes for the protein MNLLLVEDEPNVVSVVVRGLSAEGFNVSVAPDGTTGEKMALANHFDLIILDIMLPGINGLELCKIIKKEKPNVPIIMLTALGTTENVVNGLDNGADDYLIKPFKFAELSARIRMLLRRYNGATTPDQLINIGSLQINLTAKSVKRDGTEVTLTATEYRLLEFMARNKSKILSRIDILENVWDIDFNLGTNVVDVYVNYLRKKIDKNSDQKLIHTAVGLGYVLKET
- a CDS encoding SRPBCC family protein, encoding MIIAIILIGSLFLPKTFSVGRSTNIAASDTVVYKNIANFNSFLQWNPWSKMDPKAKVDISGPPEQATHKYHWAGEESGEGEMTITGATPYQQIKMDLKFIKPFESLANVAFDLTKEGTSTKVTWTMSGENNIISKWMCLVMGGMDKMIGKDFEAGLKSLKEKSEQK
- a CDS encoding N-acetylmuramoyl-L-alanine amidase — translated: MFTKIKITLFSLFISFSFCFSQEIKIIDKPITYDSTRVRLSLEYLKERHGIQQNTPTIYPKIIVLHWTAAKTFSSTFNAFNPAKLPNGDRKDIAAVSSLNTSSQFLIDRDGAIYRLMPENYFARHVIGLNYCAIGVENVGSADFPLTDAQLKANEQLVRYLHQKYNIEYLIGHYEYSKFKGTPLWKETNPKYLTGKSDPGADFMKKIRKNLKDLTLKGVPIH
- a CDS encoding aspartyl protease family protein, with the protein product MRTITVPLTLVNLQDNGFHILVEIVVFGEKLFAVVDTGASRSVFDKSLLEKHVEGLQENEEQQAATIFSSATTLVGTIPLLQIGKLKLPNYETVAIDLQSVSDTYIQMGQPSIAGIIGGDILTQFNCKIDYKKQTLKFYIDTIDATKLELSSLKNEQRLDNSIKKLL
- the mdh gene encoding malate dehydrogenase, translating into MKITVVGAGAVGATCADNIARKELAEELVLLDIKEGFAEGKAIDMMQTATLLGFDTKIKGVTNDYSQTAGSAVAVITSGLPRKPGMTREELIGINAGIVKGVAENILKYSPDAIIIVISNPMDTMTYLALKSLGLPKNRIIGMGGTLDSARFKYYLSQALHCNPNDLQGFVIGGHGDTTMIPLTRFATYQSLPVTNLLDEATLEKVAAETMVGGATLTGLLGTSAWYAPGAAGAALVEAIVRDEKKLFTCCVALEGEYGQQDICLGVPVIIGKNGWEKIIDYKLNEKEQAAFNKSADAVRNMNSVLAEMKLV
- a CDS encoding aminotransferase class IV, yielding MDTRYTYVNGNIVLENEAKLLVTDLAIQRGYGIFDFLKLVNGKPIFIEDYFNRFYNSAKEMNLEIALNRDQLHDAVALLLAKNNIANSSLKIILTGGYSEDGYQITKPNLIIVQAPFEYNYSSFKKGLTLLPHNYQRQLASVKTIDYLQAIRLQPQLKLKQIDDLLYHNNGQVRECPRANIFIVKGNEILTPKTDILRGITRSKILITKIDGYTIKEQDFELTDLANADEAFITSSTKNILPVLSLDGKTIGNGTPGKATAALSQSFLKMIQDY